The genomic segment TTTTTATTTAAGTTTATCGACTTATTTAAATCCTAAATTTGTATTTAATTTATCATTGATTGCAGAAAATTTATATCTTAATCAAGATTATGAAAAATCTAAAAATATTTTAAAAAATTTTAATAAAAATCAAGATTTTTACTATTGGTATAGATCAAAGAAAGAAGCACAAATAATTACCAAGACCAGAGACAAAGACGAGGCATTAAATTATATCAGATCAAAATTTGATAAAATTGAAAATCCCAATGATAAATTTATTTTTGATATTGCAAATTTTTATAAAAATTCAAAAAAGTACGAAACTGCAATTGAGTATTATTCTTTAATTATTAATAAACTAGATGATGATAGCGAAGTTAAAGCAGATTTATTGTATAGAAGAGGGGGAAGTTACGAGAGATTAAAAGATTATGAAAGTGCAGATAAAGATTTATTAGCTTCTCTTAAAATAAAACCAAATGATGCTTACGTATTAAATTATTTAGCTTACTCTTGGCTTGAAAGAGATTTTCAAATTAATGAAGCTATTGAAATGCTTGAGAAAGCTTATGAAAAAGAAAATAATGATCCATATATAATAGACTCTATAGGTTGGGCTTACTATTTGGTGGATAATTTTATAAAAGCTGAGCAATTTTTAAAAAGAGCTGTTCAGCTAATGCCAGATGACCCTATAGTCAATGACCACTATGGCGATATTCTTTGGAAGTTAGATAGAAAAATACAAGCTCGTTATTTTTGGTCTATGGTACTTGAGATGGAAGATGTGGAAGAGGACTTGTTAGATCAAATTAAAGATAAATTGATTACAGGCCCTAAAAACTCATAATGAGTTATATAAAAATTAAATCTCATGCCAAAATTAACTTAGCTTTAAATATACTTGGCAAAACAAAAACACTTCACAAAATAGAGAGTATAGTGAGTTTTTTAGATTTACATGATGAAATCAAAATAAAAAAAATTAATCAAAAAAATAATAAAATCAAATTTTTCGGAAAATTTTCGAAGGGGATAAAATCTAAAAATACTGTTTCTGAATTATTAAAGAATATTGAGAAAAAAAAATTATTTAAAGAAAAATTTCAAATTACTATAAAAAAAAATATTCCCTCTGAAGCTGGGTTAGGAGGAGGATCAATGAATGCAGCCAGCGTTCTAAATTTTTTTATTAAAGAAAAATTATTAAAAAGAAAAAAAGAAATTTTAGAAATAGCAAATGCAATTGGTTCTGATGTTGTTTTAGGTTTGTACAAAAAAAATTTAGTTTTAAAGTCTAATAATGAAATTAAGGTCATACCTTCCAAGAAAAAATTTAATATTTTGCTTGTTAAACCAAGTTTTGGTTGCTCTACAAAAAGAATTTATTCAAAGGTAAAAAAATTTTATAAACCAGAATTTAATACCAAAATTAATGATTTGATGAGATCAGATTTTTTAAGAGAAAAAAAAAATGATTTAGAGCCTATTGCAATTGAGAGCTATCCAAAACTTAAAATCCTTAAGGATTTTTTAGACAAATTACCTAACACTGAATTCGTCAGAATGACAGGATCAGGATCTACGATTATTGCTTATTTTAACTCTTTAAAAAAATGCAAGGAAGCATCAAAAAAAGTAAGTAAACAATTTAGAAATTACTGGTGCAAAACTTCAAAAACTATATAAATTTATTTTTTTTGTGTTATACGAAAATATTATTGGGGCGTAGCCAAGCGGTAAGGCACGGGTTTTTGGTACCTGCATCCTAGGTTCGAATCCTAGCGCCCCAGCCAAATATGATTAACTTTTTAGATAAATTTTTTAAAAGAACTCAAAATCTAAATAGTCTTACGAAAAAGATTGTAGATATTTCTAAAAATACTCCAGTTAAAAAAATCTTTAACTCAATTAACAATTTTTCCTCTAACTCTGAAGTTAGATACGTAGGTGGTTGTATTAGAAAAATAATTAAAGGAGAATTGGTAGATGACATTGATTTAGCAACTAATTTAAATCCACAACAAGTTTGTGAAGCTTTAAAAAAAGATAATATCAATTTCTATGAAACTGGAATTGAACATGGAACAATAACAGCAGTAATAGATGACTATAACTTTGAGATAACAAGTTTAAGAGAAGATGTTGTAACTGATGGGAGGCATGCACAAGTTAAATTTTCAGATGATTGGAAAAAAGATGCATCAAGAAGAGATTTTACAATTAATGCAATTTATTCAGATATCGAGGGAAATTTATTTGACCCCTATAATGGTAAAGAAGATCTAGAAAAAGGATTGATAAAATTTATTGGTGACCCTGAGCAAAGAATTAAAGAAGATTTTTTAAGAATACTTCGTTATTTAAGATTTTATCTAAGTTATTCAAATTGTGGACATGAGCCTGAAACGTCAAAAATCATTAAAAAAAATATAGTTGGAATTTCTCAATTATCTAAAGAACGATTATTAAATGAATTAAAAAAATTTTTTAAATCGAATACTTTAACTAAGCTGTCGAAAGATCAATTTTCACTTGAATTATTTGATATCATATTTCCTCAACTTGAAAATTTTAAAGTATTTTCAAATCCAAATAATTTTGCAAAAGATAAAATTAAAGAGTCAGATTTTATATTTTTACTCTCAACTTTATTAATTGATGGCACCGACAACACTGACTATTTTGTTTACAAATTTAATCTTTCTAAAAAAGATCAAAAACGTCTTAAAATAATAGATAATTTTTATAAAGAAAAAGTTTCAGCAAAATCTTTTTCAGAAAAGAATTTAAATAGATTATTTTATTATAAGGGAAAACAGTCTTTAATTGATATTCTCAGTTTTAAAGTATTTACCTCAAAGAAAATTGATCAAAAAATTTTAAATTTGATCGAAAAATATCAATCTAAAAATCAACCTTTAATGCCTTTTGGTGCAAAATTCTTAATGGAAAAATATCAAATTCCTGAGGGAAAAAATTTAGGCACCAAACTTAAAAATATTGAAGAGGAGTGGGTAAATAATAATTTTAAATTGTCTGAAAAGCAGATTAATAAAATAGTAAGCCGCTAGACATATTTAACGTCAATAATTTCAAAATTTTTTGTCCCTGCTGGGGTATTAATTTCAACAAGATCTTTTTTATTTTTTCCAATTAATCCTTTTCCTATGGGAGATTGAAAATAAATAAGTTTTTGTTTCAAATCAGCTTCGTCTCTTCCAACAATTTTATAATTAATTTTTTCACCCGTATCTAGGTTCTCTAGAAAAACAGTAGAGCCAAAAATAACCTTACCATCATTATTTAATTTGGTTACATCAATTACATTTGCTCTTGCAATAATGTCATTAATTTCTGTTATTCTTCCTTCATTATGAGATTGCTCTTCTTTCGCAGCATGATATTCAGCATTTTCTTTCAAATCTCCATGAGATCTAGCTTCTGCAATTGCAGCAACTATCTCAGGTCTTTTTTTTTCTTTTAAGTAAACTAATTCTTCTTTAAGTTTTTCTAACCCGTTAAGTGTTATTGGTTCTTTATCCATTTTATTTCCATTTTGCTATAGGGGGAAGGGACATCAGAATTCCTTCCACATTACCTCCGGTTTGTAATCCAAATTTTGTACCTCTATCATATAATAAATTAAATTCAGTATATCTACCTCTTTTGATAAATTGTAATTCTTTATCTTTTAAAGTCCATTTTCTCTTTAATTTTCTTCTTATAATTTTATTAAAAAGCATTTGAAAAGTAACACCAGTATCCCTTACAAATTTAAAATCTTTTTCAAAATTATCATTTTTATAATCAAAAAAAATTCCACCTATACCCCTTGGTTCTTTACGATGGGGTAAATAAAAATATTCATCACACCATTTTTTATATTTTTTATAATAATTTTTGTTATGTCGATTACACATTATTTTTAGATCATTGTGAAAATCTTTTTTTTCTTTTTCATCTTTTTTAGATGGAGTTACATCCATTCCGCCACCAAACCATTGTTGTGTTGTAGAAATAAATCTAGTGTTAAAATGCATTGCTGGTATTAAAGGATTTTTCATGTGCATCACTACTGATATACCAGAAGCCCAGAATCTTGGATCTTTACTTGCACCCCGTATATTTTTTTGAAATTTTTTAGGAAATTTTCCGTAAACTTTTGAAAAATTTACCCCAACTTTGTCAAATATTTTTCCATTTCTTAATATTCTATACTCGCCTCCACCTTCGTCTTTATTTGGATTTCTTTTCCATGTTGTTGAAATGAATTTTGTTTTATTATTTTCTAATTTAGCGATATCATTACAGAAAGCATCTTGAAGTAGCTTAAACCAATTACTTGTAAGATCTTTTTTAATATCTAGGTCCATTTTGTTTGCTTTAAGCATTCTGCTAAAATAATTGCAACAGAAGATGCTAAGTTTAATGATCGTTTATTAATTCCCATTGGTATTTTTAACCTATGCTCTATAGTTTTGTGGACTTTCTCAGGCACTCCAGCACTCTCACGTCCAAATAGGATGGTGTCATTTTTTCTAAACTTAAACTTTGTATAAGATATAGAAGCCTTAGTGGTCATTAGTATAATTCTATCTTTTTGTTTCTCAGTAAAAAATTGATCTGCACTTTGATAAAAATTGATATCTTTTTCATCCATATAATCCATCACAACTCTTTTAAATCTCTTATCTGATAGTAGGAATCCACATGGTTCTATAATCTCCAGTTTGGCTCCAAGACATGCGCATGTTCTTATTATAGCAGCAGTATTTTGGGGTATATCAGGTTCAAATAATGCAATTTTTACCCCTTGATAACTTGAATTATGTGTCATTGTATCCATAGAAAAAATACTATTTTATTATAAATATTCATATATTAACTAACTCTAATTTAAATTCTAGATGTCTGAAAAAAAACCAGAGAGAAGAGATTTTTTATTTACTGCAACGTATGCCATTGGCGCTGTAGGTGCTGGTGCTGTTGCCTGGCCATTAATTGATCAAATGAATCCAGACGCTTCAGTTAAAGCGCTAGCAAGCACAGAGGTTGATGTAAGTAATGTGAAACCGGGTAAAACAATTACAGTTTTATGGAGAGGTAAACCAGTTTTCATTAGAAGAAGAACACAAGAAGAAATTGCTGAAGCAAGAGCAGTTAAAATGGAAGATTTGATACATCCTGAAAAAGATGAAGATAGAGTTCAAAATCCAGAGTGGTTAGTGATGCTTGGTGTTTGTACTCATCTTGGTTGTGTGCCTTTAAACGATAAAGGTGATTATGATGGTTGGTTCTGTCCATGTCATGGTTCTCATTATGATACATCTGGACGAATTAGAAAAGGTCCAGCACCATGGAATATGGAAGTTCCAAAATATGAATTTGTGAATGCTAACACGATTAAAATTGGATAAAGAAAGACAAGTATGAGTGATCACGATTACACGCCAAATTCAAAAGTAGGTAAATGGTTTAATGATAGGTTACCATTACTTACTTTAGCAAATCATTTAACAGACTATCCAACTCCAAAAAATTTAAACTATTGGTGGACATTTGGTGGAATATTAACTTTTTGTTTAATTACTCAAATTGTTACAGGGTTAACCTTAGCAATGCATTACATTGCTCATGCTGATATGGCATTCGATAGTGTAGAGCATATTATGCGAGATGTTAATTATGGATGGTTAATTAGATATATACATGCAAATGGTGCTTCAATGTTTTTCCTAGCAGTTTATATTCATATTTTTAGATCACTTTTTTACGGCTCTTATAAAGCTCCGAGAGAAATTATATGGATTATAGGTATTGTTATTTATTTGTTGATGATGGCAGCTGCTTTTATGGGCTATGTTTTGCCATGGGGGCAAATGAGTTTTTGGGGAGCAACGGTAATCACGAATTTATTTAGTGCAATTCCTCTAGTTGGTGAGGGGATTGTTACTTGGTTATGGGGTGGCTATTCAGTAGACAATCCAACATTAACTAGATTTTTTACGCTGCATTATTTAATTCCGTTTTTGATTTTAGGTTTAGTTGTTTTACACATCTGGGCTTTGCATGTTCCTGGAAATAATAATCCAGTAGGAATTGATATAAAAAAACCATCAAAAGATACTGTACCTTTCCATCCATATATTGTTATTAAGGATGGATTTGCATTATTAATGTTTATGATTGTTTTTGCATTTTTTGTTTTTTACACTCCAAATATATTGGGACACGCAGATAATTACATTGAGGCAGATCCACTAGTAACGCCTGCACACATAGTTCCAGAGTGGTATTTGTTACCATTTTATGCAATTTTAAGATCGGTACCTGATAAACTTTTAGGAGTTGTTGCAATGTTGTCAGCTATTTTAATTCTAGCTGCACTTCCATGGCTTGATACTTCAAAGATTAGATCTGCTGTATTCAGACCTCTTTATAAACAGTTTTATTGGATATTAGTCGCAGACGTACTTATTCTAGGTTACATGGGAGCTATGCCAGCAGAGGGACTTTATTTATTGATTGCCAGAGTTGCAACAGCTTATTATTTTTTACATTTTCTAGTCATACTTCCAGTTCTTGGCTTTAAAGAAAAAACATTACCAGTTCCATTAAGTATTACTGAGCCAGTTTTAGGTGGGTCACCAAATATGGCTGCTGCAAGAAGTAAAGAAAGTTCAAATAACTAAAGTGAAAAATTTATTTAAAATTTTATTTATTTTTTTATTTACCTTTAATTTTACATCATTGAATTCTGCTGAAAAAGTTGAGTATTTAAAAACTGACTGGAGTTTTAAAGGATTATTTGGAAAATTTGATAGAGGAGCTCTGCAAAGAGGCTATCAAGTTTATACTGAAGTATGCGCCTCATGTCATTCAATGAAATATTTAAGTTATAGAAACTTAGCAGAGAAGGGTGGACCAGAGTTTACTGAAGCTGAGGCAAAAGTGATTGCTGCATCTTTTGAAGTAACTGATGGACCTAATGCAGATGGTGAAATGTTTCAAAGACCAGGAAAGTTATCAGACAAGTTTGTAATGCCTTATGAAAATGTTGAAGCCGCTAAAGCTGCTAATGGAGGTGCTTATCCACCAGATATGTCTGTGCTAATCAAGGCAAGAGGTGGTGGGGCAGATTATATATACTCATTGTTACAAGGATATGAAGAACCACCAATAGGAATAACTTTAGACGATGGTGTTTATTATAATAAGTTTATGTACGGAAATATGATCAAAATGTCTGCACCATTGTCTGATGGTGCCGTTGAATATTCAGATGGAACTCAGGCATCGGTACAGCAGATGTCAAAAGATGTGACAACATTTTTAATGTGGGCTGCAGAACCGCATTTAGAAGCACGTCATCAAATGGGTTTCAAAGCAATTGTATATTTAATTATTTTAACTGTATTAGTTTATTTCAGTATGAAAAAAATATGGTCACGTGTTGAATCTGAAGTTTAATACATCACCATCTTTAACTATATAGTCTTTACCCTCAAGCCTCATTTTGCCATTTGTTTTAGAATTAACCCATCCATCATTTGCAATAAAGTCTTCATAAGATACAGTTTCAGCTCTTATAAATCCTTTTTCAAAATCTGTATGAATTTCTCCTGCTGCTTTAGGAGCTGTACAGTTTTTTTCGATAGTCCATGCTCTTGTTTCTTCAGGACCAGAAGTAAAGTAAGTATCTAATTCTAAAATTTTGTAACCTTTTTGAATTAATAGATCTAAACCTGTTTGATCTAAACCAATCATATCCATATAATTTTTACGTTCATCTTTATCTAATTCGTTAATCTGATTTTCAATATCTGCAGATATAATTAGAGTATTTTCTTCACCAAATTTATTTATAAAGTTTTTTGTATATTCATTTCCATTTTGAACACTTTGCTCGTCAACATTACAAACGTAAATTTTAGGTTTTATTGTTAACAAGCCACTTTGATTTAAAGTTTTTTTGTCAAATTTTTCTTTTAAAACTGATAAATCTTTATCATTATTGATACAATCTTGAGCAATTTCTAATATCTTCAATTGTTCTTCATCAACATTTTTTTTGTTACTTTTTTCAAGTCTTTTTTGTACAGACTCTAAATCTGCTAACATCATTTCTGTTTCAATTATTTCTAAATCTCTGATGGGGTCTACAGTGGGGTTAACGTTTTGAATATCATCAGAGTCAAAACATCTAATCATATGTATTATCGCATCAACTTCTCTAATATGGGATAAAAATTTATTTCCCAGTCCTTCTCCTTTAGATGCTCCTTTTACTAATCCAGCGATATCAACGAAAGAAATAGTTGTATTAATTATTTTTTTTGATTTCGATACACTTGCAAGATTATCTAATCTTTTGTCTGGTACTGGAACTACCCCAACGTTGGGATCAATAGTACAAAATGGAAAATTTGCAGCTTGCGCTTTGCTAGAGTCTGTTAATGCATTAAAAAGTGTGGACTTACCAACATTAGGTAGACCCACTATACCACACTTAAAACTCATTTTTTATTATTTACTGTACTTGAAAATAGATCTAATTTTTTTTTAATTAGAACTCCAATAGAGTCAGTTATATTTTCAGAAATTTTATCAATACCTACAAGTTCCTCTTCATCAAAATTCTGAAGAACAAAGTCACCAATTTCAATAGGTGTTTTTGGTTTTCCAATTCCAATTCTCACTCTTGAATAATCTTTGCCTATGAACTTATCAATTGATGCAATACCATTATGACCTGCGCTAGACCCACCAAATTTTGCTTTAATTTTTCCGAATTCAACATCTAAATCATCATGAAAAACAATTACTTCTTCAGCATCAAATTTGAAATACTCTAGGAGTTCTCTTATGCATATCCCAGAATTATTCATAAAGGTAAGAGGTTTTATTGCATAAATTTTTTCACCTTCAATCTCACCTGTGGTAAGTAGCCCTTTAAATTTCGGCTTTTGTTTAGATAAACTAAATTTTTTATTTATTGCATCAATAATTTTAAAACCAACATTATGTCTATTATTTTCGCTGTCTGGTGTTGGGTTACCAAGACCTACAAATAAAAGCATAATTTATTGGAATTTAAATCTTTGATTAATTGATTATTTTTTTTCTTCAGCAGGTTTTTTATCTTCACCTTCTTTTTTCTCACCTTCAGCTGCACCCTCAGCTGCTGCTCCCTCAGCTGGTGTTTCACCCTCTGCAGCCTCTGCTTCAGCAGGTTTTTCTGGTTCCTTCATAACAGTTGGTGCTGCTAATGTAGCAATTACGAAATCTCTTCCTTGAATAGTTGGAACAACATCATTGTCTAAATTAACAGATGAAATTTTAAAACTTTCACCAATTTCAATTCCATCTAAATCAAGAGTTAATTTTTCTGGAATTTTTTCACTTGGACATTTTAATTCAACTTTTCTTCTAACAATATTTAATACCCCGCCTTTTTTAAGACCTGGAGATTTTTCATGGTTTATAAATTCAACTGGAACTTCTATTCTGATTTTAACACCCGGCACAACTCTTAGAAAGTCTACGTGAATAGGTTCATCAGTAAGCACATCATAAATTACTTCTCTAGGTAAAACATTCTGATTTTTACCATTGCATGAAAGAGTAATAATACTTGATAGGAAATTTTCCTTTTCAATTGTTGATTTTAAAATTTTTTTGGAGATAGAAACTTTCTCATTTTCTTCTTTTCCACCGTAAATAATAGCTGGCACGTTACCACTTGATCTAATGGCACTTAACTGACCTTTGGTCTTGTTGTCTCTTACAGTAGCTTCTAGTGAAATCATAAAAACACAGGTTTTTAGCCCAAGTTAAAGAATAACTCAAGGTAATTATTTGAATAAATCAGATACAGAGGTTGAATTTGATATTCTTTTGATAGCCTCTCCCATCAATCCAGAAATTGATAAAACCTCAATATTTTTAGCACTTTTAACTTTTTCCAAGTTATCGATTGTGTCAGTGATTACTAAATTTTTAATTACTGAATTTTTGATCTTTTTGACAGCTTCTCCACTAAGCACACCATGAGTTATATAAACATATACTTCTTTAGCCCCTCTGTCTTTAAGAGCTTTTGCAGCATTTACTATAGTGCCTCCGGAGTCTATTATATCATCAACAATAATACATGTTTTATCTTTTACATTTCCAATTACGTTCATCACTTGAGATTGTCCTGGCTTAGGTCTTCTCTTATCTACAATAGCTAAACCCACATTTAATAATTTTCCAAGCGCTCGCGCTCTTTCTGTACCACCTACATCTGGTGCAACACATAGTAAGTTTTTACTTTTAATTTTTTTCTTTACATGTCTTGCAAATATTGGAGTTGCAAATAAATTATCAACTGGAATATCAAAAAATCCTTGAATTTGACCTGCATGCAAATCGACAGTTACTACCCTGTCTGCGCCAGCTTTAGTTATCAAATTAGAAACTAGTTTTGCGGAGATTGAAGTTCTTGGCACAACTTTTCTATCTTGTCTTGCATAACCAAAGTAGGGGATTACCGCTGTAATATTTTTTGCCGAGGATCTTTTTAAGGCATCAATACAAAGTAATAATTCCATTAAATTATCATTCGCTGGTGAGGATACTGATTGGATAATAAAAATACTGTTGCCTCTAATATTTTCATTAATTTCAATATAAATTTCTCCATCAGAAAATTTTCTAATGCTAGAGTTTACAAGTTTAGATCTTAAAAACTTGGCAATTTTTTTTGAAAGTGGTTTGTTGCTATTTCCGGATAATAATTTCATTAATAACTCAATTAATCATAATTACAGATATATTTCTACCATAATCATCATTTTTTAGTTTTAAAGATCTTCTAGCGCTAAAAAAATTATTTTTTTTCACATAAGTATCCTTATCAATCAGATCTATTTTATTAATTAAATTTAATTTAAGTTCACTTCTAACATAACCCTTTAAATCAAAATAAATCATTTTTTTTTTAGAGGAAAAAAATTTATTGTTATTTTTATTCTTTATTAAAAATTTTTTTTTAAACTCCAACCCAACTTCATAGTTTTTCTGGGATATTGCGGGTCCAATAGCTGCTATCATGTTTTTAGTTTTACAGCCTTTTTTTGTCATAAAGTGAATAACTTTTTTTATAATATCTTTATAAGCTCCACGCCAACCAGCGTGAATAGCAGCAATCATTTCTCTTTGATGATCGTAAACTAAGATTGGAACACAATCAGCAGTTAGAACTGCAACAGGGACTCCTTTTTTTTCACTTACAATAGCATCACCAGTTATAGTTCTGGTTTTGATTTTAGAATTTTTGTTTAAGTATATAAATTTATTACTGTGATATTGTTTAACTAGAAAGATTTCTTTTGTTTTAGATCCAAGTTTTTTTTTTATAATTTGAAGATTTTTTTTGACATTAGTTTTTTTGTCTTTTGATCCAATACCACAATTTAAACTTTTATAAATTCCGTCAGAAACACCACCACTTCTATTAAAGAATCCATGTTTAATTCTTAAAAAAGGAGATAATTTTTTTGACTTTATCAATTTTCAAACCCTAACTGAGATTCTATATCAGAATTTTTTATTAACATTATCTTAAATAAATCACCCATTTGGTTACTATCTGTAAGTCTTTTTACTCGATAAAATATTTCGGCTTTTTCTGAAAATTTTTTATTTTTACTTAAAATTTCTGCTCTTTGAAAAATTCCTAAATTAGTCAAAAAATTTCTTTGTGTAGTATAGTTATAATCTAGATCTTTATAATTTTTTATAATCTTATCAAATAAATAGTAATTAATATTGTAGGTAATATCCGACTTACCAATATTTTCTAAAATATCTGAATGATTTTTATCGTATATTGCTTTTAATGTATTTTTAAATTTGCTTTTAAAATAACCATAATCAATAATTAACAATCCGCCTTTACACTTTTTAATAATCTTTATTAACGCTTTTAAATAATTTATTCCTACGGGTGAGTATTCAATAAAATTTAGTTTATTTGAAATTTTAAAATTAATTTTATTATCTAGAATACTAATATTTTTCTTTTTTTTACTAAAACTAAGATCATTGTTTTTTGATACTTTTACATATCTTTCATACCAAAAATTTCTCTCTTTCAAATATTGTTTAATTGGTATTGCATCAAAAAACTCATTAGCCAAAAAAATACATGGTAATTTATTTAAATTCTTAAAATCTTTTACCCATTTAACATTTTTATGTTGAATTTTATTTTTTTGAACTTCAATTAATTTTGGGCTCTTTTCATGAATGATTATATTGCATCCATCTAAAAAAATTGGAAATTTTTTAAAACTTTCAATCATAATTTTCATCATTTCCCCATTACCTGCTCCAAGTTCAATTAAATTGAATTTCTTAGGACACCCTAAGTTTTCCCAAAAATTAATTGTCCAGATAGCAAGCATTTCAGAAAATAATCTTGAAATATTTGGAGCTGTAATAAAATCACCAGTTACTCCAAATGGATTTTTAGTCATATAATATCCATTTTTTTTATCGTATAGACAATACTCAATGAATTTATCTAATGTTAAACTATGATTTTTTTTGAGCATTAATTTTTGAATAAAATAAAAGTATTCCAGCTAAAAGAAATAAAACACTTATCATTTGACCCATAGTTGCATTTAAAATTAAATAACCTAATTGCTCATCTGGGACTCTGAAGTATTCTATCGTAAATCTAAAAATTGAATAAAAAATTAAAAATAGAGAAGATAAAATTCCAGCATTTTTTAAGCCTTCTATCTTTCTGCAGAATAGAAGTATTAAAAATAAAACAAAACCTTCAAAAAAAGCTTCATACAATTGAGTTGGATGTCTGTATAAATCATCTATTTTTATAAATTTGACACCCCATGGCAGGTTTGTTTCATGGCCATATAGTTCAGAATTAATAAAATTTGCTAGTCTTCCAAAAAATATACCGATAGGGGACACAATTGCAATGACATCAAGGTATTCAAAAATATTATCTTTGTTTTTTTTAGCAAATAAAACAGTTGCAATAATTATTCCTATAACTCCACCGTGAAATGACATACCCCCTTGCCATAATTTGAAAATATCAAAGGGATTTTCAATATAAAAACTGAGATTATAAAATAAAACATAACCAAATCTACCACCTAAAATTATTCCTATGATTACAAACGTTATGTAATCATCAAATCTTGCATAAATATCTTTATCTTTTAAAAATCTTTTAGCTAAAAACCATCCTAGCAGAATACCTGCTATGTATGAAAGTGAATACCATCGTATTTCAATAGTAAAAAATTCAATTGCTACCGGGTCAAAATTATTGATGAACATAATTAATATTAAATATAAGATATAGTTATATTAACATAATAAATAAATATATGAAAAATTCTAAATTCGTATTTGATAAATTTGCAAAACTATTTGAGCAAGGTCTTGTTTCATCTAGGGATATAGCAAATGAACTAATGACAATTTTAAAATCCAAAAGAGATGAAATTGTTTTTAAAATGAAACTTACAAGCAAAGATGAATTTGAAGTGCTATCTAAAAGGGTAGAAAGT from the Candidatus Pelagibacter sp. HIMB1321 genome contains:
- a CDS encoding cytochrome c1; the protein is MKNLFKILFIFLFTFNFTSLNSAEKVEYLKTDWSFKGLFGKFDRGALQRGYQVYTEVCASCHSMKYLSYRNLAEKGGPEFTEAEAKVIAASFEVTDGPNADGEMFQRPGKLSDKFVMPYENVEAAKAANGGAYPPDMSVLIKARGGGADYIYSLLQGYEEPPIGITLDDGVYYNKFMYGNMIKMSAPLSDGAVEYSDGTQASVQQMSKDVTTFLMWAAEPHLEARHQMGFKAIVYLIILTVLVYFSMKKIWSRVESEV
- the ychF gene encoding redox-regulated ATPase YchF, which codes for MSFKCGIVGLPNVGKSTLFNALTDSSKAQAANFPFCTIDPNVGVVPVPDKRLDNLASVSKSKKIINTTISFVDIAGLVKGASKGEGLGNKFLSHIREVDAIIHMIRCFDSDDIQNVNPTVDPIRDLEIIETEMMLADLESVQKRLEKSNKKNVDEEQLKILEIAQDCINNDKDLSVLKEKFDKKTLNQSGLLTIKPKIYVCNVDEQSVQNGNEYTKNFINKFGEENTLIISADIENQINELDKDERKNYMDMIGLDQTGLDLLIQKGYKILELDTYFTSGPEETRAWTIEKNCTAPKAAGEIHTDFEKGFIRAETVSYEDFIANDGWVNSKTNGKMRLEGKDYIVKDGDVLNFRFNT
- the pth gene encoding aminoacyl-tRNA hydrolase; its protein translation is MLLFVGLGNPTPDSENNRHNVGFKIIDAINKKFSLSKQKPKFKGLLTTGEIEGEKIYAIKPLTFMNNSGICIRELLEYFKFDAEEVIVFHDDLDVEFGKIKAKFGGSSAGHNGIASIDKFIGKDYSRVRIGIGKPKTPIEIGDFVLQNFDEEELVGIDKISENITDSIGVLIKKKLDLFSSTVNNKK
- a CDS encoding 50S ribosomal protein L25/general stress protein Ctc — protein: MISLEATVRDNKTKGQLSAIRSSGNVPAIIYGGKEENEKVSISKKILKSTIEKENFLSSIITLSCNGKNQNVLPREVIYDVLTDEPIHVDFLRVVPGVKIRIEVPVEFINHEKSPGLKKGGVLNIVRRKVELKCPSEKIPEKLTLDLDGIEIGESFKISSVNLDNDVVPTIQGRDFVIATLAAPTVMKEPEKPAEAEAAEGETPAEGAAAEGAAEGEKKEGEDKKPAEEKK
- a CDS encoding ribose-phosphate pyrophosphokinase, with translation MKLLSGNSNKPLSKKIAKFLRSKLVNSSIRKFSDGEIYIEINENIRGNSIFIIQSVSSPANDNLMELLLCIDALKRSSAKNITAVIPYFGYARQDRKVVPRTSISAKLVSNLITKAGADRVVTVDLHAGQIQGFFDIPVDNLFATPIFARHVKKKIKSKNLLCVAPDVGGTERARALGKLLNVGLAIVDKRRPKPGQSQVMNVIGNVKDKTCIIVDDIIDSGGTIVNAAKALKDRGAKEVYVYITHGVLSGEAVKKIKNSVIKNLVITDTIDNLEKVKSAKNIEVLSISGLMGEAIKRISNSTSVSDLFK
- the pgeF gene encoding peptidoglycan editing factor PgeF — encoded protein: MIKSKKLSPFLRIKHGFFNRSGGVSDGIYKSLNCGIGSKDKKTNVKKNLQIIKKKLGSKTKEIFLVKQYHSNKFIYLNKNSKIKTRTITGDAIVSEKKGVPVAVLTADCVPILVYDHQREMIAAIHAGWRGAYKDIIKKVIHFMTKKGCKTKNMIAAIGPAISQKNYEVGLEFKKKFLIKNKNNNKFFSSKKKMIYFDLKGYVRSELKLNLINKIDLIDKDTYVKKNNFFSARRSLKLKNDDYGRNISVIMIN
- a CDS encoding SAM-dependent methyltransferase, with product MLKKNHSLTLDKFIEYCLYDKKNGYYMTKNPFGVTGDFITAPNISRLFSEMLAIWTINFWENLGCPKKFNLIELGAGNGEMMKIMIESFKKFPIFLDGCNIIIHEKSPKLIEVQKNKIQHKNVKWVKDFKNLNKLPCIFLANEFFDAIPIKQYLKERNFWYERYVKVSKNNDLSFSKKKKNISILDNKINFKISNKLNFIEYSPVGINYLKALIKIIKKCKGGLLIIDYGYFKSKFKNTLKAIYDKNHSDILENIGKSDITYNINYYLFDKIIKNYKDLDYNYTTQRNFLTNLGIFQRAEILSKNKKFSEKAEIFYRVKRLTDSNQMGDLFKIMLIKNSDIESQLGFEN